A stretch of the Microtus ochrogaster isolate Prairie Vole_2 chromosome X, MicOch1.0, whole genome shotgun sequence genome encodes the following:
- the LOC101983270 gene encoding claudin-34-like: MLLLSRRANCQVGGFALACIAWLLCSISIGLPQWRVWYFNETVFSEPTTAFIGMWRVCSYHQNIKPSNARGCHEYTYHDNFIPLNIRIVQHLLLGSNILGLFGTVATILAVRNMYTGKVQKNTTYNPFFVSAILSIIASTFVLLAVLCNYFSVIHKATIRFPPSFRIPLYPSYQRIGIANVVASLAALMFLGSSIIFLSYSSVMDKQVYPEV; encoded by the coding sequence ATGTTGTTGCTCAGCAGACGTGCCAACTGTCAAGTCGGGGGATTTGCTTTGGCCTGCATAGCATGGCTCCTCTGCAGCATCTCCATAGGCCTCCCACAATGGCGAGTCTGGTACTTTAATGAAACCGTTTTCTCTGAGCCTACCACAGCCTTCATAGGGATGTGGAGAGTCTGTTCTTACCACCAAAACATCAAGCCCAGCAATGCCAGAGGGTGTCATGAATATACCTACCATGACAACttcattcctttgaatattcgTATCGTTCAACATTTGTTACTGGGCTCCAACATTCTCGGGTTATTTGGAACAGTTGCCACCATTCTTGCTGTTCGAAATATGTACACAGGGAAAGTGCAGAAGAATACCACCTACAATCCATTCTTCGTTTCAGCCATTCTCAGCATCATTGCCAGTACCTTTGTTCTCCTGGCTGTCTTATGCAATTATTTCTCTGTCATTCACAAAGCAACAATTAGATTTCCACCATCTTTCCGTATTCCTTTATATCCATCTTATCAGAGAATTGGAATTGCTAATGTAGTGGCAAGTCTAGCTGCCCTCATGTTTTTAGGCAGCAGCATTATTTTTCTGTCATACTCTTCTGTGATGGACAAGCAAGTGTATcctgaagtttaa